One genomic window of Mesoplodon densirostris isolate mMesDen1 chromosome 14, mMesDen1 primary haplotype, whole genome shotgun sequence includes the following:
- the LOC132501609 gene encoding ADP-ribosylation factor 3-like → MCILMVGLDAAGKTTVLYRLKLGEIVTTVPTTGLTFVVDGNDREHVNEARTELTRMLAEDKLWDAILLMFANQQDLPNAMNAAEITDKLGLHSLHHRNWYIQATCATSGDGLYEGPD, encoded by the exons ATGTGCATTCTCATGGTGGGTTTAGATGCTGCGGGAAAGACCACCGTCCTGTACAGACTAAAGCTGGGTGAAATCGTGACCACCGTTCCCACTACAG GTCTCACCTTTGTGGTTGACGGCAATGACAGAGAGCATGTGAACGAGGCCCGTACGGAGCTAACgaggatgctggcagaagacaagcTCTGGGACGCCATTCTCCTCATGTTTGCTAACCAACAGGACCTCCCCAATGCCATGAATGCAGCCGAGATCACCGACAAGCTGGGTCTACACTCTCTGCACCACAGGAACTGGTACATTCAGGCCACCTGTGCCACCAGCGGGGACGGGCTCTATGAGGGACCGGACTAG